From Eubacterium sp. 1001713B170207_170306_E7, the proteins below share one genomic window:
- the proS gene encoding proline--tRNA ligase yields the protein MGKKQNNQVKEITPMEVDFPQWYTDVISKTELVDYSPVKGFMVIRPYGYAIWENIQKAYDERFKATGHQNMYFPLLIPESLLKKEAEHVEGFAPEVAWVTKGGDKELAEPLCVRPTSETIICSMYAKWLHSYRQLPFLYNQWCSVVRWEKTTRPFLRTSEFLWQEGHTLHETPEEAQEETMQMLNIYREVAEDIMAIPVVVGQKSEKEKFAGAAATYTMEALMHDGQALQSGTSHNLGQHFTKAFDITYLDRNNEQAYPYHTSWGVSTRLIGGIIMVHGDDNGLVLPPRIAPTQLVIIPVAQHKEGVLDKAYELKGILGAEFRVELDDSDSNSPGWKFNQWEMKGVPIRLEIGPRDIENGQCVLARRDTGEKVQVALDDITEAVRTLLDEIQQNLFDRALKMREEKTSTAVDMDEFKNNLKENPGFIKAMWCEDRACEDKIKDETGASVRCVPFDDEQEVIGEGKCVCCGKPAKKMAYFARAY from the coding sequence ATGGGTAAAAAACAAAATAATCAGGTAAAAGAAATCACACCAATGGAAGTCGATTTTCCACAATGGTATACAGATGTTATCTCCAAGACCGAGCTGGTCGATTACTCCCCAGTCAAGGGCTTTATGGTTATCCGCCCTTACGGCTACGCCATCTGGGAAAATATTCAGAAGGCCTATGACGAACGCTTTAAGGCTACCGGCCATCAGAACATGTACTTTCCGCTGCTGATTCCGGAAAGCCTGCTGAAAAAAGAAGCCGAACACGTCGAGGGCTTTGCGCCCGAGGTCGCCTGGGTGACAAAAGGCGGCGACAAAGAGCTGGCAGAGCCCCTCTGCGTGCGCCCGACCTCCGAAACCATCATTTGCAGCATGTACGCCAAGTGGCTGCATTCCTACAGACAGCTGCCGTTCTTATACAACCAGTGGTGCTCTGTAGTGCGCTGGGAAAAAACCACCAGACCCTTCCTGAGAACCTCCGAGTTCTTATGGCAGGAAGGCCACACCCTGCATGAAACACCCGAGGAAGCCCAGGAAGAAACCATGCAGATGTTAAACATCTACCGTGAAGTGGCCGAGGACATTATGGCCATTCCCGTTGTCGTGGGCCAGAAGAGCGAAAAGGAAAAATTTGCCGGCGCTGCCGCGACCTATACCATGGAAGCCCTGATGCATGACGGGCAGGCTCTGCAGTCCGGAACCTCCCACAACCTTGGACAGCACTTCACCAAGGCTTTTGACATCACCTATCTGGACAGAAACAACGAACAGGCCTACCCATACCACACCTCCTGGGGCGTATCCACCCGTCTGATCGGTGGGATCATTATGGTACACGGCGACGACAACGGCCTGGTGCTGCCGCCGCGCATCGCGCCGACCCAGCTGGTTATTATCCCTGTTGCCCAGCATAAGGAAGGCGTTCTGGATAAAGCCTATGAGCTCAAGGGCATTTTAGGCGCAGAATTCCGCGTCGAGCTGGACGACAGCGACAGCAACTCCCCAGGCTGGAAGTTTAACCAATGGGAAATGAAGGGTGTGCCGATCCGTCTGGAAATCGGACCACGCGACATCGAAAACGGCCAGTGTGTTCTGGCCCGCCGCGATACCGGCGAAAAGGTACAGGTCGCCCTGGACGACATAACCGAAGCAGTACGCACCCTGCTGGACGAAATTCAGCAGAACCTGTTCGACCGCGCCCTCAAGATGCGCGAGGAAAAAACCTCCACCGCAGTGGATATGGACGAATTCAAGAATAACCTTAAGGAAAACCCGGGCTTTATCAAGGCCATGTGGTGCGAGGACCGCGCCTGCGAGGACAAGATCAAGGACGAAACCGGCGCCAGTGTGCGCTGTGTTCCCTTCGATGATGAGCAGGAAGTCATCGGTGAGGGCAAGTGCGTCTGCTGTGGCAAACCAGCGAAGAAGATGGCTTATTTCGCCCGCGCCTACTAA
- a CDS encoding cyclic lactone autoinducer peptide, whose product MKSKVKKALIRFGPLFVFLALEMGIFTSNAAACFGFYQPKEPERMAKYKK is encoded by the coding sequence ATGAAAAGTAAAGTAAAAAAAGCATTGATACGGTTTGGTCCTTTGTTTGTATTTTTGGCTTTAGAAATGGGGATTTTTACATCTAATGCTGCAGCTTGTTTTGGATTCTACCAGCCAAAAGAACCGGAAAGAATGGCGAAATATAAAAAATAA
- the rplJ gene encoding 50S ribosomal protein L10: MPNIEAKQAIVQEIADKMKNAQGTVVVDYRGLNVEEVTELRKKARENNIDYKVYKNSMMRFAAKEAGVEGLLDVLVGPTAIAFCEDDPVAPAKLINDFAAAHKALEIKAGVVEGKVLDVAGVKELAELPPREVLVAKVLGGLNAPISGFANVLNANLKGLVVALNAIAEQKGAEA, translated from the coding sequence ATGCCAAATATTGAAGCAAAACAGGCGATCGTGCAGGAAATTGCCGATAAAATGAAAAATGCACAGGGTACAGTCGTTGTTGACTACCGTGGCTTAAACGTAGAAGAAGTGACCGAATTAAGAAAAAAAGCCAGAGAAAACAACATCGATTATAAAGTTTATAAAAACTCTATGATGCGTTTTGCAGCGAAAGAAGCAGGCGTAGAAGGCTTACTGGATGTTTTGGTTGGACCAACCGCCATCGCATTCTGTGAAGACGATCCAGTCGCTCCGGCTAAACTGATCAACGACTTTGCAGCAGCACACAAGGCTTTGGAAATTAAAGCAGGTGTTGTGGAAGGTAAGGTTTTAGACGTAGCTGGCGTTAAGGAATTAGCCGAATTACCGCCGCGCGAAGTATTGGTTGCAAAAGTCCTTGGCGGCTTAAACGCACCAATCTCAGGCTTCGCAAATGTATTGAACGCAAACCTCAAGGGTTTAGTGGTCGCTTTAAACGCGATCGCAGAACAGAAAGGCGCCGAAGCGTAA
- the rplL gene encoding 50S ribosomal protein L7/L12 has translation MSEKVTQLIEDVKGLTVLELSELVKALEEEFGVSAAAPVAVAAAPAAGGAAPAAEEKTEFDVVLAAAGDQKIKVIKVVRELTGLGLKEAKAVVDEAPKPLKEGVTKEEADEIKAKIEEVGGSVEVK, from the coding sequence ATGAGTGAAAAAGTAACACAGTTAATTGAAGACGTAAAAGGTTTAACCGTATTAGAATTATCTGAATTAGTAAAAGCTTTAGAAGAAGAATTTGGCGTAAGCGCTGCTGCTCCTGTAGCTGTAGCTGCTGCTCCTGCTGCTGGTGGCGCTGCTCCGGCTGCTGAAGAAAAAACTGAATTCGACGTTGTTTTAGCTGCTGCTGGCGACCAGAAAATCAAAGTTATCAAAGTTGTTCGTGAATTAACAGGCTTAGGCTTAAAAGAAGCAAAAGCAGTTGTTGACGAAGCTCCAAAGCCGCTTAAAGAAGGCGTTACCAAAGAAGAAGCTGACGAAATCAAAGCTAAAATTGAAGAAGTTGGCGGTAGCGTAGAAGTTAAATAA
- a CDS encoding LytTR family DNA-binding domain-containing protein — translation MFRIGVCDDEVYFRQDLKKRLEDYFKDKKFKPEILFFERGQALLQSAEKRPFDLVFLDIEMPDMDGITLGARLKTVFEETLLIYVTSHDAYVSHAFRLDAFQYLKKPLDDSFFHEEIDRALAQYVLKKQKYNFEYNSVRMSVPITALIYLESQRWSVIIHTKDKDYKIVGKLNEEEKRLAAHGFIRIHQSYLINMQYIKKFLSDKVFLKDREEPLPVSRKYKNEAKKAHLDYQSKVGI, via the coding sequence ATGTTCCGAATTGGTGTGTGTGATGATGAAGTCTATTTCAGACAGGACTTGAAAAAACGGCTTGAGGATTATTTTAAGGATAAAAAGTTTAAACCGGAGATTTTATTTTTTGAAAGAGGACAGGCGCTTTTACAATCGGCAGAAAAAAGGCCTTTTGATCTGGTCTTTCTGGATATTGAGATGCCGGATATGGACGGAATTACCCTCGGAGCCCGTTTAAAAACAGTGTTTGAGGAGACTCTGTTAATCTATGTGACCTCGCATGATGCCTATGTTTCCCATGCGTTTCGGTTAGATGCTTTTCAATATCTGAAAAAGCCTTTAGATGATTCCTTTTTTCATGAGGAAATAGACAGGGCGCTGGCACAGTATGTTCTAAAAAAACAAAAATATAATTTTGAGTATAACAGTGTCAGAATGAGTGTTCCAATAACAGCGCTCATTTATTTAGAATCCCAAAGATGGAGTGTGATTATCCATACAAAGGATAAAGATTATAAAATTGTCGGCAAGCTGAATGAAGAAGAAAAGCGGCTCGCCGCCCATGGATTTATCCGTATCCATCAGAGCTATCTCATTAATATGCAGTATATTAAAAAGTTCCTCAGTGATAAGGTGTTTTTAAAAGATCGGGAAGAACCGCTGCCGGTCAGCAGAAAATATAAAAATGAAGCAAAAAAAGCTCATTTAGACTATCAAAGCAAAGTAGGCATTTGA
- a CDS encoding sigma-70 family RNA polymerase sigma factor, with product MGRVTEQDNQAEILSFIEMAQKGDKAMKLAVVNLFKPMAYSMVYRSFYHKEERVEMCQEACLQILEAIEDFDVVNYRHVYFRHYLKNRLRFMILNRIWRIGLERKRFACSLDEKVAGEDGEEDCWKIDWFPAACNTEDQAIRGCMAQKVLAVMRKQMVQETYEDVCRHFMEGISYAEIALERGQNRSTVQYQCSRAMDRVKRELLGEEAYLKQL from the coding sequence ATGGGCAGGGTGACTGAGCAGGATAATCAGGCTGAGATCCTGAGCTTTATCGAAATGGCCCAGAAGGGCGATAAGGCCATGAAGCTGGCAGTGGTTAACCTCTTTAAGCCCATGGCTTACAGCATGGTTTACCGTTCCTTCTATCATAAGGAGGAGCGGGTGGAAATGTGCCAGGAGGCCTGCCTGCAGATCCTGGAGGCCATCGAGGATTTCGATGTGGTCAATTACCGGCATGTCTATTTCAGGCATTACCTGAAAAACCGCCTGCGGTTTATGATTTTAAACCGGATTTGGCGGATTGGGCTTGAGAGAAAGCGGTTTGCCTGTTCGCTGGATGAAAAGGTGGCCGGGGAAGACGGAGAGGAGGACTGCTGGAAAATCGACTGGTTCCCGGCCGCCTGCAATACAGAGGATCAGGCCATCAGGGGCTGTATGGCCCAAAAGGTGCTGGCGGTGATGCGAAAACAGATGGTTCAGGAAACCTATGAGGACGTCTGCCGGCATTTTATGGAGGGGATCAGCTACGCCGAGATCGCTTTGGAAAGAGGGCAGAACCGCTCCACTGTCCAGTACCAGTGCAGCCGGGCGATGGACAGGGTGAAGCGGGAGCTGCTCGGGGAGGAGGCGTATCTGAAACAGCTGTAG
- a CDS encoding DUF4177 domain-containing protein, which translates to MYEYKVLTLSVKESEKTYNQLAKEGWRVVSVISNLAKGMGVIATLERTIKE; encoded by the coding sequence TTGTACGAATACAAAGTTTTAACCTTAAGTGTTAAGGAAAGTGAAAAAACCTATAATCAACTTGCTAAAGAAGGCTGGCGAGTGGTTTCTGTAATATCGAATCTTGCCAAAGGAATGGGCGTTATCGCAACATTGGAAAGAACAATCAAAGAATAA
- the rplK gene encoding 50S ribosomal protein L11, producing the protein MAKKVIGLIKLQIPAGKATPAPPVGPALGQHGVNIMGFCKEFNAKTANEAGMIIPVVITVYQDHSFTFITKTPPAAVLLKKAAGIDKASGVPNKTKVAKISQDQVREIATLKMPDLNAANVESAMRMIAGTARSMGITVEE; encoded by the coding sequence ATGGCAAAGAAAGTAATTGGTCTCATCAAGTTACAGATTCCTGCAGGTAAAGCTACTCCAGCTCCACCAGTTGGTCCGGCTCTGGGTCAGCATGGTGTTAATATCATGGGATTCTGTAAAGAATTTAACGCTAAAACAGCAAATGAAGCAGGTATGATTATTCCGGTAGTAATTACCGTATATCAGGATCATTCCTTCACATTTATCACAAAAACTCCACCGGCAGCCGTTTTACTCAAAAAGGCAGCAGGGATTGATAAAGCTTCCGGCGTACCAAACAAAACTAAAGTTGCAAAAATTTCTCAGGACCAGGTCCGCGAAATCGCAACCTTAAAAATGCCTGACCTGAATGCAGCCAATGTTGAATCAGCAATGAGAATGATCGCTGGTACAGCGCGCAGCATGGGTATCACTGTAGAAGAATAA
- a CDS encoding type II toxin-antitoxin system Phd/YefM family antitoxin, with translation MIIKASATLRNDYAKISSLAKETKEPIYITKNGEGDMVLMSIDAFEKREQILELRARVLQAEEERLNGEKALSLSEAREQLRKRINDV, from the coding sequence ATGATTATTAAAGCATCGGCCACACTTAGAAATGATTATGCGAAAATTTCAAGTCTTGCCAAAGAAACAAAAGAACCAATTTATATTACTAAGAACGGCGAAGGGGACATGGTTTTGATGAGCATTGACGCCTTTGAAAAAAGAGAACAAATTTTGGAGTTACGGGCCCGGGTGCTGCAGGCAGAAGAGGAACGTTTAAATGGAGAAAAAGCATTAAGCCTGTCTGAGGCAAGAGAGCAGCTGCGTAAGAGAATAAATGATGTATAA
- a CDS encoding type II toxin-antitoxin system RelE/ParE family toxin, with the protein MMYKVRILPTAWEDLKKIEDYYTVQFNEEIAVSVADHILDVLERLEIFPNSGSLTPDRWLNERGYRMVICKKQVAIYRLIGDTVFIYHIADTQTEYTKLFY; encoded by the coding sequence ATGATGTATAAAGTGAGAATTCTGCCGACAGCCTGGGAAGATTTAAAAAAAATAGAAGATTATTATACGGTTCAGTTTAATGAGGAGATAGCCGTTAGCGTAGCAGACCATATTTTGGATGTCCTCGAACGTTTAGAGATCTTTCCAAACTCGGGATCTTTGACGCCAGATAGATGGCTGAATGAGAGAGGATACCGTATGGTGATCTGTAAAAAGCAGGTTGCGATTTACCGATTGATCGGGGATACTGTTTTTATTTACCATATTGCGGACACCCAAACGGAATATACAAAATTATTCTATTAG
- the nusG gene encoding transcription termination/antitermination protein NusG — MEYENSGQAEWYVAHTYSGYENKVKASIEATVENRHMEDQILEVQVPVQEVVETKDGKRVVREKKLFPGYVMVKMFMTDDSWYVVRNTRGVTGFVGPASKPVPLTKAELKNMGIRQQAVQIDLEVGDEVNVVDGPFEGFTGIIEEINLEKSKVKVNISMFGRETPTELEFEQIQKIKNT; from the coding sequence ATGGAATATGAAAACAGTGGCCAGGCAGAATGGTACGTTGCCCATACCTACTCAGGATATGAGAACAAGGTAAAGGCAAGTATTGAAGCAACGGTCGAAAACAGACATATGGAGGATCAGATCCTCGAAGTACAGGTTCCTGTACAGGAAGTTGTCGAAACAAAGGACGGCAAGCGCGTCGTAAGAGAGAAGAAGCTCTTCCCGGGTTACGTCATGGTCAAGATGTTTATGACCGATGATTCCTGGTACGTTGTACGTAATACGCGTGGTGTAACCGGCTTTGTCGGCCCGGCCTCCAAGCCCGTTCCATTAACCAAAGCCGAATTAAAAAACATGGGTATCCGGCAGCAGGCTGTTCAGATCGACCTTGAGGTCGGTGATGAAGTCAATGTTGTGGATGGACCATTTGAAGGTTTTACCGGAATTATCGAAGAGATAAATCTGGAAAAATCAAAAGTTAAGGTCAATATTTCCATGTTTGGACGGGAAACTCCAACCGAACTGGAATTTGAACAAATACAAAAAATTAAGAACACTTAA
- a CDS encoding DUF2284 domain-containing protein, which translates to MTKQAKIEEQLREMPLYDYAFFPVRDIIFTQDVRTICEMNDCGMYGRRWVCPPVIGSIEDCIAGCQAYTHAFLFSTVTEVADSFDLKACVEARGDHEAITFEIAEIFRRETENPLILSTGCIPCEHCTYPDAPCRHPERAFKTIESHGIMIMQMAAQQGMSYDCGQNLVTYFSLVLYNL; encoded by the coding sequence GTGACCAAGCAAGCGAAAATTGAAGAACAGCTCCGGGAAATGCCCCTTTACGACTACGCCTTTTTCCCGGTAAGGGATATCATCTTTACCCAGGACGTGCGCACCATCTGCGAGATGAACGACTGCGGTATGTACGGCAGGCGCTGGGTCTGTCCGCCGGTGATCGGCAGCATTGAGGACTGCATTGCCGGGTGCCAGGCCTACACCCATGCCTTTCTCTTCTCAACCGTAACCGAGGTTGCGGATTCCTTCGACCTCAAGGCCTGTGTCGAGGCCAGAGGCGACCATGAGGCCATCACCTTCGAGATCGCCGAAATCTTCCGGCGCGAAACCGAAAATCCCCTCATTCTGTCCACTGGCTGTATCCCCTGTGAGCACTGCACCTACCCGGACGCGCCCTGCCGCCACCCCGAGCGGGCCTTTAAAACCATCGAGAGCCACGGCATCATGATCATGCAGATGGCAGCTCAGCAGGGAATGAGCTACGACTGCGGCCAGAACCTTGTGACCTACTTTTCCCTGGTTTTATACAATCTTTAG
- a CDS encoding sensor histidine kinase, which produces MKEIWVQIFAAVFEAVLIYYWVRAFSREKKIKRRWIVLEVTLVSLWILISLVFVKNPLLLISFTAAACILMFFIYRVPVKISLVATLVFCVVMALCDVLAIYILMFLSGENIETIRFTAELMLMGNLLTKFLILCFVSFVYVRNKTDFSKLFIKKTIYLLVLPLASIVLLYQLLSFSDMENPFSIMMCLIGIAGLFIGNIYSFIFFEKEEELEEQNLKEFFLKQQIENQRTYYQSLESSNEEMRKIRHDLKNAFIALSGYLDIGDVNAARQYVDRQIHTIKQLTYSTGYPAIDAVVNVKKTKALEKNIQFDMKISLPKELLVDEMDLCIILGNALDNALEACEKMPCGQGEIILSLRKTGGMLLLDIKNTIDKEPVKDSDGLITTKKDQVNHGFGLKTIYQLTKQYDGTMDYEVKNGWFYLMINLNLKDSVDSAI; this is translated from the coding sequence ATGAAGGAGATATGGGTACAAATCTTTGCGGCCGTGTTTGAGGCGGTTTTGATTTATTATTGGGTACGTGCCTTTTCACGGGAGAAAAAGATTAAACGGCGCTGGATTGTGCTTGAAGTCACGCTGGTAAGCCTTTGGATTTTGATTTCTCTTGTCTTTGTGAAAAATCCACTGCTTTTAATTTCATTTACTGCAGCAGCCTGTATTTTGATGTTTTTTATTTATCGTGTTCCTGTAAAGATCAGTTTAGTTGCGACGCTGGTTTTCTGCGTGGTCATGGCTTTGTGTGATGTACTGGCTATATACATACTGATGTTCTTAAGTGGCGAAAATATCGAAACGATTCGCTTTACTGCTGAATTAATGTTAATGGGCAATCTTTTAACAAAGTTTTTAATTTTATGTTTTGTGAGTTTTGTGTACGTTCGTAACAAAACAGATTTTAGTAAACTATTTATCAAAAAAACTATTTATCTTTTAGTACTTCCTTTGGCTAGTATTGTTTTATTGTATCAATTACTCAGCTTTAGTGATATGGAAAATCCTTTTAGTATAATGATGTGTTTAATTGGGATTGCGGGCCTTTTTATTGGGAATATCTATTCATTTATCTTTTTTGAAAAGGAGGAAGAGCTTGAAGAACAGAACCTGAAGGAGTTTTTTTTGAAGCAGCAAATCGAAAATCAACGTACTTATTATCAGAGTTTAGAATCCTCAAATGAAGAGATGAGAAAAATACGTCATGATTTGAAAAATGCTTTTATTGCACTTTCAGGATATTTGGATATAGGAGATGTAAATGCCGCTAGACAATATGTTGATAGGCAAATACACACAATAAAACAACTTACTTACAGTACTGGCTATCCTGCAATTGATGCTGTTGTTAATGTTAAAAAGACTAAAGCTCTTGAAAAAAATATACAGTTTGATATGAAAATTTCTTTACCAAAAGAGTTACTTGTTGATGAGATGGATTTGTGTATTATTTTAGGAAACGCATTGGATAATGCATTAGAGGCATGTGAGAAAATGCCTTGTGGACAGGGGGAAATCATATTAAGCTTACGTAAAACAGGGGGGATGCTTTTGCTCGACATAAAAAATACTATTGATAAAGAACCAGTCAAAGATTCAGATGGGTTGATTACAACGAAAAAAGATCAGGTGAACCATGGCTTTGGTCTTAAAACAATATATCAGTTAACAAAACAATATGATGGGACGATGGATTATGAGGTTAAAAACGGCTGGTTTTATCTGATGATCAATTTAAACCTTAAAGACTCTGTTGATTCTGCGATATAA
- a CDS encoding replicative helicase loader/inhibitor yields MNRNETLKIMAVIKAAYPYYYSNQSEEDLKTVVSLWQGMLEDYEYPLVSGAVRAFIASDRKGFPPSVGMVLDKLRLFTTAPELSEMEAWQRLSGAVKNSAWYAKEEFEKLPEDIRGIVGSPASLREWALMDAGTFHSVIQSNFMRSYRACRGRQRALEELPENVRHLVGELAEHKDLLPADGSSGHGQGD; encoded by the coding sequence GTGAACCGAAATGAAACGTTGAAAATTATGGCTGTGATCAAGGCAGCCTATCCCTACTATTACAGCAACCAGTCCGAGGAGGACCTGAAAACCGTGGTCAGCCTCTGGCAGGGGATGCTTGAAGACTATGAGTACCCGCTGGTATCCGGCGCGGTGCGGGCCTTTATCGCCAGTGACCGAAAGGGCTTTCCGCCCTCGGTGGGCATGGTGCTGGACAAGCTGAGGCTTTTTACCACAGCGCCGGAGCTCTCGGAGATGGAGGCCTGGCAGCGGCTGTCGGGGGCGGTTAAGAACTCGGCCTGGTATGCCAAGGAGGAGTTCGAGAAGCTGCCGGAGGACATCCGCGGCATTGTAGGCTCTCCGGCCAGCCTGCGGGAGTGGGCTCTGATGGATGCGGGAACCTTCCATTCGGTTATCCAGTCCAATTTTATGCGCAGCTACCGGGCCTGCCGGGGACGGCAGCGCGCCCTGGAGGAGCTGCCGGAAAATGTGCGGCATTTGGTCGGGGAGCTGGCAGAGCACAAAGACCTGTTGCCCGCGGATGGGAGCAGCGGTCATGGGCAGGGTGACTGA
- a CDS encoding accessory gene regulator B family protein: MIHNLSQKLTSIFIHHRIIDAEDREVYIYSFELLLSAVINLAVVVLLIGLTGQVAGGVGFVLTFLVLRQSAGGYHASSHFFCILSFTVIFSVFLAVITFLPPLYYLPVILGALVLGVPVIVLTAPVAHENKPLTGAERARLSRLAKLTVVILTALIMTGWYLAPGNAAPAGAALGLLTVALSSLAALYGKRRQA; the protein is encoded by the coding sequence ATGATCCACAACCTATCCCAAAAACTAACGTCCATCTTCATTCACCACCGCATCATTGACGCTGAGGACCGGGAGGTCTATATTTACAGCTTTGAGCTCCTGCTGTCTGCGGTTATCAATCTGGCGGTGGTGGTGCTTTTGATTGGCCTCACCGGTCAGGTAGCCGGGGGCGTGGGCTTTGTCCTCACCTTTCTGGTGCTCCGGCAGTCTGCGGGAGGGTACCACGCGTCCTCACATTTTTTCTGTATCCTGAGCTTTACGGTCATTTTTTCGGTGTTTCTGGCAGTGATCACCTTTCTGCCGCCGCTTTACTACCTGCCGGTTATTCTGGGGGCGCTTGTCCTGGGCGTGCCGGTCATTGTGCTCACAGCGCCGGTGGCCCATGAGAATAAGCCGCTGACCGGGGCGGAGCGTGCGCGCCTGAGCCGTCTGGCAAAGCTGACTGTGGTGATATTAACGGCCCTGATCATGACGGGCTGGTACCTGGCGCCCGGGAACGCGGCGCCTGCCGGAGCGGCCCTGGGGCTTCTGACGGTTGCGCTGTCGTCGCTGGCGGCGCTGTATGGAAAAAGGAGGCAGGCTTAG
- the rplA gene encoding 50S ribosomal protein L1 gives MKRGKKYQDNLKSFDKAELFDLDAAVAQVKKMATANFDESIEMHIKLGVDSRHADQQVRGAIVLPNGTGNTVKVLVVAKGDKLKEAEEAGADFFGEDEIIDKIQKENWFDFDVMIATPDMMGKVGRLGRVLGPKGLMPNPKSGTVTMDIAKAVQDTKAGKVEYRLDKTNIIHVIIGKASFTEEQLMQNMTTLLETIKKAKPAAAKGQYFRSVTVASTMSPGVKINTAKI, from the coding sequence ATGAAACGAGGAAAGAAATATCAGGACAATTTAAAAAGTTTTGATAAAGCTGAACTGTTTGACCTTGATGCCGCAGTGGCTCAGGTAAAAAAAATGGCGACCGCTAACTTTGATGAAAGTATTGAAATGCACATCAAGCTCGGCGTTGACTCCCGTCATGCGGACCAGCAGGTTCGTGGCGCCATCGTACTGCCAAATGGTACTGGTAACACCGTAAAAGTTTTAGTTGTCGCCAAGGGTGACAAGCTGAAAGAAGCGGAAGAAGCCGGTGCAGATTTCTTTGGCGAAGATGAAATTATTGATAAAATCCAAAAAGAAAATTGGTTTGATTTCGATGTTATGATTGCTACCCCGGATATGATGGGCAAGGTCGGTCGTTTAGGTCGTGTTTTAGGTCCAAAGGGCTTAATGCCAAACCCGAAATCCGGTACAGTAACCATGGATATCGCAAAAGCTGTCCAGGATACCAAAGCTGGTAAAGTTGAATACCGTCTGGATAAAACAAACATTATCCACGTAATCATCGGTAAGGCTTCCTTTACAGAAGAACAGCTCATGCAGAACATGACAACCCTTCTGGAAACCATCAAGAAAGCAAAACCAGCCGCTGCAAAAGGCCAGTACTTCAGAAGTGTGACCGTTGCAAGCACAATGAGCCCTGGTGTAAAAATTAATACAGCAAAAATCTGA